The Chitinophaga caeni genome segment CTAAATACGTAAATTAAGACATGAAAACATTAACAAAGGCCGAAGAGCAAATCATGCAGGTACTGTGGAAAAAGGGGCCTTCCTTCGTGAAAGACATCATCGGGGAACTGCCTGAGCCGAAGCCCCATTACAACACTACTTCTACACTGGTAAAGATTTTAGTTGATAAGGGTTTCGTTGATTTCAACGCCTTCGGTAAATCCCATCAATACTTTGCACTGGTTAGCAAGGAAGAATATAGCAGAAGTACATTGAAAACTT includes the following:
- a CDS encoding BlaI/MecI/CopY family transcriptional regulator, with product MKTLTKAEEQIMQVLWKKGPSFVKDIIGELPEPKPHYNTTSTLVKILVDKGFVDFNAFGKSHQYFALVSKEEYSRSTLKTFVKGYFEGSYSKMVSFFVHDKSMNVNELDALMEMIEQAKKEKQ